The Hydra vulgaris chromosome 14, alternate assembly HydraT2T_AEP genome includes the window aagtttattaaaacaattctctaaaataatttttactatagaCTTGATTAGGATTTATCCTTTATATACAGTTATGAATGCATTAAACACCTTTGAATATTAACATTTTGTAACAGGATGAGAAAATTTACTCAtttgtaactataaaaaaataaacaagatataaaaaagtaacttgaataaaatttattaaaaagaattttctttaacacaatttagaaattttaactaaaaaattttcaaaaaaatttaaattactaaaacaatttaattttttaaataatttaataacataaatttaagtttaataatatttaataataaatttaatttaaatataataaaataaatttaaattaaaaaattttaaaaacaaaaagtaggAAAAAGTGTTATAACtatctgttttttatcaaaaaaaaattttttttacgattgcgatgaaaatgttttttagaacaACTATCGCTTAATGTTTTCCGCATAAGTTATTTCAAAAGACTGTTTAAATAATCTGGTTGAAAAAGGTTCTTGCGTTAGGTAAGTAGCTTAATGTAGGTGAAATCTCcattttgtacataaaattcACTTGGtgtaattttcattattttggaGCAGTTGGTCAGTATATTACAATGTAATTTCAATGCTTGATCAAGATAAAGCATTGTTAGTTTTAACATATTTGACattttcctttctttttttaatgttaaataagtTGTGATAAAGCCAAGGTTTAGACAGAACAACTACAACTATGACAGAAATGGAACACTACTATGACAGAACAACTACAACTATGACagaaatgttgtctggaccacaagcagTAGAAGTGTTAAGGACAGAAATAGCTTTAGCAACAGAAACCAAATAGATTTGGATGTTTAACAAAGAATTAACCTGTTTTTCTGGAAATGAGGGGAAGAGTGTGGCCATTAGGTTCAAGAGATGAATTactgtaaaagtttttttgcaaatagttcttaTCTTTATGACAGGTAATAAGATTAGACCCTTATATTAGATAtgtaatttacatttacatttattaatggCGCTTTTGAAGGTTTTCCAAAATCTTTAGAACTTAACTTTAGATATAAAATGCGAGACTTAGCAAACTAAGAATATTAGGGCCTAGCATTAGACAGCACcattttacaatgattttttgcaataatgaAAAGGCATTTGTTCTCAAGAAAGTTGTTCTCgcaaaaaatttgacaaaaatggTTATGAATAGAAATATTTTCACCATCTGGTTTCATTGTTTTCAACAAGCTAGGGTTGTAATTTAAAGCTAGTTTTGTACAACACACAAAACTGGCAGTGAAGGTAAGTGATTAGGGATATCTAGAAAATGAGTTTCATTtaagttaaagaaatataaatttataagctTTAGTTTCTGCAAGGTTAGTGGTCCTAGAGCTAAGTCTATCAGTGTAATGAACATTCAAGTGACCAAtgacaacaatattggctgaggGATAAAGGGAAAGGGCTttgtcaatttgatcagaaacaaCATTGAAAAGAGTGTAATTTTGAGGATAATGATTTGGTGATTTTTACATCAGGAAATATTCAGCTGATGAAAAGTTGCTTGGAAATAAGAAttgaaataacattgaaaagagtGGAATCTTGAGAAGGATAACAATAAAGGACAAAGAGAAAGGCTATTGAGTGAGGAAGTATTGAATGGAAGCACTTAAAAGAACAGTCAGAGTATTCAAAATTGGTTTCACAACAAATAATTGAATTGTTGGTGCATGTGgctattggagtctttgcaaATCAAAGAATATACATTAACAGCTAAGATCAGAAGATGAAATAGCAGAATTCTAATTAGTGTCACAAAATAGGTCTGGTGATTTCTACAAGAGGAAATATTTAGCTGATGAATAGTTACAGGGAAGACcatgaatatttgtaaaaaataaattgaaacaatTAGGTGGCAGTgatggtttttaataattaaaattttcaggaACTTTAGTCatgttttatgttattagaTAACTTGACTTAATCAAAGATAGTTCAAAGCAACGCAAGCAATGAGCATTGTTGTAACGTTGCTagtctttctcttttctataaatactataatagacACTACTCTAAgaagctagcatctcttgtgccatctattaaaattcattcttgtgttactcttCATTcagttaagttttatttatattttaaggttGCACGTTGGGTTCTGATGACTTTAGATTGCTGAATAAGCAATCTCATCATAAGCAAAGTCATCTCTCATAAGCTAGGTTATCAGAGCTACtgaattattttcaaagtttagaAAGGCCAAGtctagcaacaaaaataaacaattaaatcttCCCATTtcaatgaaataatttaattgcttaattttttttgtttctatttttatgaagaattctttaaaacctatttttttaacttgacttaCTAATCAGAgcattaaatgattaaaatgttattttttaaaacaatttttttttttgtgcaactttttggaaaaaataaatgtttacaattttaaaatattttatttaattctttttaataatttaaataaaatttcatttattaaacaattattagaaataatttgtCATTTGATataaaagaacaacaacaacaacaagatatttattttcctcaaaattttcaattatataattacaataatatattattagtagtaataataataataataacaaaacaataataacaataataaaaagaataagaatatctatagtattataaataacaaaatcaaaatataattattaaaaatgtatatataaataaatatagataattGATTGAGGAAGAATTCACTCATGCAGAATCCTGATCAAAGGTgtgacaccaaataattatattaatgataataatttaaaaaataataataataactttattcatTAATAGAGCTAAAGTAAcagcaaaaataatagtattaataattgtattaataatagtaataattgtattaataatagtattaataatagtataataattgtaataataatagtaataataaaaacagcagGAATGAAAGTAATACATATTAATGACAAAAACAATAGTTTCTATAAAattagtaagaaaaaaaaaaaatagaaaactaaaggagttaataatgataaaaaattaaaataaatttttttttagaatttaattaaatttattttgttttaaataaagaaataaagataaattattttaaaattttaactttttaaactcattcaCATGGCACACAAAACTTTAATTTCATTCACTGATCCACTGATGTGTAATTGAATACTTACCATACCTCAAAATTTTATAGGGAGGTATATTTACTTTTCCATTATTGATGTTTCTAGTTAAATGTGAATGTATAAATCAAGTTTCAGTGAAGAAGGTTGTAATAGAggaaagtaaatttattaagagagtcaaaaacaaaatgaagaTTAGCAAATTTAACTTGTGCTGACAAGGtagcaattttaagttttttgaagttTCTGTATTATggaattgaaaattaattatttggaTTAATTGGCGCTGAGGtgataacaatttattaatattacagTTGCCAATttgtccccaaacttgacaACAATAAATGAGATGAGattgaaaaattgcaaaatacagATTCTCAAGGGTAGTTTTATCAACATAATGACGAATTATTGAAAGCATGCCATTAGCTCGATTATGTTTTTTATGGAATGCATCTATATGAAAATTCCATGAGAGGTTCGAATCTATAATAATATCAAGATATTTAACAACATGTGTAGGATATAAAcgtgtattattaattttagttatatgattgttgtgtaaaattttttgtctttgagatgaaaaaaatattagttcagTTTTTTCCAAGTTCAGAGAAATTAAGTTTGCATTTAGCCAATGAACTAAACCTTTTAGGcctaagtttataattttacacaAGGAATGATGAGACTTATTAATATGTAAgatattagtatcatcagcaaacagatGAACTAATGAGAAGTGGACAGAGTTatttagatcattaatataaatcaaaaacaataaagtgcCAAGAACAGAACCCTAGGGAACACTACAAACTATATGtttgttatttgatttgtaACCATTAATGCTAACAAACTGCTTTCAATTTGAAAGATAAGATTGAAACCAGTTACAAGCAACGGATTCCTTAATGTTtaagtttagaaattaaaattattgtatgATTAGCAGTATCAAACGCTTTTtgtaagtcaataaaaacaccacCTACAAAATGACCAGTATCCAgtgccttttttattttttcggtTATACTTATTAAAGTGTAGCAAGTAAAGTGTTTTGATTGAAATCCAAACTGAAAttcatttaaacagttaaaaataagtataatctAGAGTACATTCAGTTTTTCAAGGAGCTTGCTAAtgttataaagaatttaaattggTTTATAGTTTGTACATGAGATCTTTGAGCCATTTTTATATGTTGGAATGACAcaagataatttcaaaatgtcAGGAAAAATTCCATTTAAAAAGGAGATATTAAATAGCTTAGAGAAAATATGAGAAAATTCAGAATTTAAATCAATAAGAATGTTTGTGGAGAAGCTGTTAGGACCTATTGATTTTCtaagttttaatttagatataagtGATGAGATTTCAGAATGGTTTGTTGGAGATATCAGTAAACTATGAAGGTTTGGATGTTCaagattttataacttttaatagcTAATGTAAGATGAgtgatttttataattaggtTTATGAGCTACATTTGTGAAAATGTTGAATTCTTTGCAGATTAGAGTTGGTTCAGTTATGTAAGTTTCATTAACTTGTAAGCAATTTGGAGGTACATTTTATGCCTTTCCATGTCTCatgaagattttttatattttttctgaaaagaattttttgaaatttatttttttactcagttTTATTAGATTAATTATGGTATATTTATAGCTTTAAAGATAGTTCttagtttaattatattttttggatcTTTTATCCTTAACATTTTCccttgaataagattttaaatttgaattaattttattattccttTATTAATCCATGGCTTGAATTGACACATATAGCtcttaatactaatttttttgagtgCCATATGACAATCTAACAACAATGTTGTTTGAGAAATAAATGCTTCAAAACTGGagttaatattgtttttactgGTAATGTCATTCCaatcaacttttaataattgagatttaaataattctttattatagtttttaaagttcttgcagtataaattatgattgtgtggtataaataatttgttgaaattACGACAAACAAGAAATTGAGGTAGGTGGTCAGAAATAGAATTTTTTAGATTTCCTAAATAATTTGGTTAGTggttacatttgaaaaaatattgtcaatgatCGTAGAGGGATGGTCAGTAACTCTTGTTGGTAGCGTAATAAATGGTCGAATATTATAAGAAgttagtaagtttaaaaaaaaagaagttgcaaAGTCAGAGTTTGACTGTATCAGatccattttaaaattgtcaaaactaattaatgataataatatgtTCAGATCTTCAAAGTGCTTTTGTAAAGAGGATATGTTAAAATGGAAAAAGGACATAGAGTTTGTGATGTCAAAGTTAtaagaacaaaatttattaatgtcaTAATGAATAGTTTTCCTCATCAGACTGAAAGATGAATAGTTTTCCTCATCAGACTGAAGCATGtgatgtaataaatttattaaattgagtatagattttattcaattccGATGCTGGAAAGAGTTTAGTTGATAAAGGCAATTCAtcagttataataattttatttgaagagaagactagtttaaattcattatcGGATACATCAGTCAATGGAAAAACACCTTTGGTATAATTTACACACAGCCATGTTGAGCGTTTTGAATGTGTTAAATTTTACCCATGATCATAAAGCCTACTGCATATTGAATGAGTCCAAAACAAACATACATCATGAGTTGCACGGCAacttacaataactttttttgtacatGCACTGCATACTCCCCTAAATTAGAGGTCATAGTAAAACTAATGAGaatgataaaagaaaataatttgcaaaatttaggaaaaagcttgaagttgttaaaatttaaaatttaaaagaaaataatagtgAAAAGGACAATGAAAAATAGTAactatacaatattataaataataatactattattatataatattaccATTTGCCATAAATTAAGCAACAAactaataaatgaacaaattaatatgatatattaaaatgatataataaaatgatagttataataataaagcaatagataagtaatatatcactaaccaaaaataaaaatatataactagttttaaattaaatagaaattgtataaaaattatatcaaatattataaatatattataaacaaaaacagaaacaaaataaaataaaaataaataaaataaaataatatcttaagCCATTAGTGCCGgagaaatttttttgcaaatttttttttgaaacttattttacaTGTTCGTTAGGGGTAAAAATGATTATACATgaagagattttttaatttaatctaatattttcTGTGTAACACCCCAAAACACCCATGTTCTTTTAAGGACGCATCGGCACTtaacgtaaaaaaaagtaaatatttaaaataatgtacaTATTTTGAACCTCTTGATTATCACAGAAAATTAGGgttatagaaatatataaaaaaattcaaacttgaCTACTTAATagggaaaataataaaaatatgattaaaaacgctattctttaaaataatattttattaaattatataaaaatattttttataacttattttcaGGTCTGTGGTAGTTTACAAAGCAACCAGGGTGTAGAGCAACATCACAACTTTCACATCTAAAATTGCTTCTGTCATGACAATATTGGCAGACTCCTTTTACCTCTGTTTTTGTAACAAAGTGAGCTCTGGTGTGGTCGTAcctaaaataatgatttgattttacctttaaaataaaagagtatTATGATAAGtaagttttgtataaaaaaattgttaaaaaaaatcataaaagttaaaaacctgATTGCTTGCTTGCTGTTGGTAACCTCTCTCTGGGGAACTAACAAGCTGTATTTATGGTCAGAGTGATTCATTAACATAAGTTCAACTGACTGTCGAATAACTTCCAACAATGTAAACTCATATACCTTCTTCTCTTCTTTTCTCTTTTTCATCTTACCCTTGTTTCTAATAATCCTTTGGCTACTCTTTGCGAATTTGGATAAGCCAGCTGCATTAAGATTATCTTCAAATTCAACATCTTCGTGATGATTCTTTTCCTGATCCATTAAATATTGGTTTCTCCAAGTGTAGCGATACAATCGCCAAGCCTGAATCATCTGCACGTTTAAGAACCATGTCCAGAGTGACCAATACCACTTTTTCAGACGGGTTGAGATGCTGTAGTTCTTTGTATTCTGGTTAAACAAGTCAACTCCACCCATTGTCTTGTTGTAGTCAATCACCATACGGGgtaaataaaagcaatattgGAGCCTTTATAAATTTGAGATTtagaattataaataacttgtattatttcaaacaaatttttatttttttaaactctaaaactttaaaatgaaacaaaataccTGCAGGGTTAGGACCATTATAATTACTCGCAAGAACTACAGCTTTGCTATCCATCGAGATGGTTACACAGTTGTTATTATCATAAACCGATTTCATAGTACCTCTAGTCATTTCCTTTTTAGCCTGCTTCTTAGTAGGCATCGGTACACCTACAAGCCCGTTCTGCCGGACAGTACCTGaggtaaaatgtatttttaagattaggctaaacaaaaaaatttcaaaacataccaaataaactatcaaaaaataacCTACAACGCCCCAGCCATGTTCTCCCATATGATCAAGAAGATCAAAAGATGTAAAAAGATTATCACAGGCTACTTTGGTCCCTTTCTTCAAACCATACTGTTCAGAAAGACTCAAAACAACATCTGGGCCCTGACCTAGcccattgtttttaatttttgttttcaacccAGCATAAGGCTGACAGGCCAAAAGTTCTCCCTCAGCAGTTGCTAGACACCAAACCTTCCAGCCATACCTATAAATaagctatattatatatgtattgcTTTACTTAAATCGAGATTTAtttattgtctaaaaaaatagcaaataaatataacaaaacaaagattttaccTTTCAGGCTTTTCTCGAATGGCTTGTTTCAGTGGATGAGGTCCAAAATATCTGACCATCGTCTCATCGACACTAACAAACTCAGATTGATGCACTAACCTTTTCGCAGAGCTATTAGTTTGATCAAAAAGTGGGCGAACTTTCCAAAATGCATCAGTGTGATCTACATCATGCTCATCAACAAAGTAGGTAAACTTGAgcacattattaaaaatgtccCTAGAAATAGCTCTTTTGATGAACATATTTTGAGTGTCTTCTTTTTCTTCCCAATACAACCTTCTATAGTAGGTGTTATATAACCAGTTACATACATAACTGCAATAGAGGTTAATAAATTAACCTTGTTCATAAGGAACGCCTTCTCTGGGTATCCTTTCCTGCAACCATACTTTGAGGACACATTGGAAACATTTTGTATGCACTTACCATCTAGAAACAAACAGAAAAAGTTGTAAGGTAGAATACAATCATCGTCAACAAGTGATTTCATAGTAATTTCTTGGAACTCTGGCACTTTAGCTCCAAAACAAGGACCACAAGTGTTACGCCAAGTACagtctttgttttttttcctaaaaatttgttttaactttaagtaaaatacatttttgattaaataatattcaCCATTacaaactaaaacaaatttacattaatgGTTAGTTATCTTACCTTAGAAGTGTACCAACAGCTTCACTACGTTTGACAGaataatgatttttctttttattactatGACATGACATGACCTCGTCTTTGAAAATATCACTTGTATTGTTAGTATTGCCAGTGTCACTGTCTACACTGTTAATTACATCACCATCAGTGTTTATCTATATAAAACAAATctgtaaaaagtatatatattttttattgcatcctTACCATTTGAATATCAATTCGTCATCTTTGTCATTTATGACAATCTCTGCTTGTTGGTTGAGAATACCAGCTCCAAGATGGTTAATGTCTTTACCATGTTCTCCATCCTCTTCCTCGTCACTGTCTTCGTCAGTAAGGGTTTCATCAACAGATGGAATCATGATAATTTCAATAACATTATTTGCATCCTGATTTTCTAACAAGGCTGCTATCTCATTTAGAGTCAGACCAActtgtctataaaaaaataaaattcttaatttttacttattttttaactttattttctctagaaaattaataaaactattgttatttattaaaaacataaatttaaaactttttgtgcaaattgtttatttattaagatgGAATCCAGATACTGCAAACACGTCCTTAAAAGAACGTGTAATGTTTATGCAGTTATATTCagtagaaaatcaaaaaatataaatcaaattattatttacgaATATAGTTTTGggttttatttctataaaacaatattaaaaacaacaacaagttACCTTTTAGAATGGGTTTCTTTGATGAGCTTCTTGCCACTCCACatgttttttttgcgttaaCTTTGAGCAGTTGCTTCTGAAAAACTATCAAAGGTAATCGGTTGCTGTTAAGTGAGAAGCAAGATTCATGTGTGTCAAACCATTATGCAAAGTTATGTACTTATTctttaaagaatatttgaaaTACCCTAGTTTAATGTGGACATAGTTTTACGTCCTTTAAGGACGTCCGGCACTTACGggttaataactaaattaaagattatatttatatatttaacaatgtttataataatgtgtaatagaaataaattaaaataattacataaaataagttacaacaa containing:
- the LOC136090661 gene encoding piggyBac transposable element-derived protein 3-like, with the protein product MFIKRAISRDIFNNVLKFTYFVDEHDVDHTDAFWKVRPLFDQTNSSAKRLVHQSEFVSVDETMVRYFGPHPLKQAIREKPERYGWKVWCLATAEGELLACQPYAGLKTKIKNNGLGQGPDVVLSLSEQYGLKKGTKVACDNLFTSFDLLDHMGEHGWGVVGTVRQNGLVGVPMPTKKQAKKEMTRGTMKSVYDNNNCVTISMDSKAVVLASNYNGPNPAGILFHFKVLEFKKIKICLK